Within Paenibacillus sp. RUD330, the genomic segment TTGTTCTCCAAGATGGCCGACAGTTCTTTACCTTGAGAAGTGAAAAGGCTGTCCAGCAAGCGAATGAATACATACAAAAGATCAAAGATGACCCTGAGGCTCATGACCTTTTTATTTTCGGCCAAAGAATTCCAGAAGAAGAGCGCGAATAAAACACGGCAAGCCCCACATCGGGGCTTTTTTTTATGCCTAAATGGGGAGGTGAATAGATGAAGAGGTTCATTCGTTGGTTTTTGCGGCAGGCCGTTCATGGCTACTACTATCCTCCGCAGCCGAGAAATCGACAGGAACGACGGCAAGGCCGAATTTCACAATAGGAAGGTTGATACAACATGGATAATGGCTATTCGGCTCGTGGAGGCGACTTATATCGGTCGAATGGAACGATTGCCAACGAAGGCGATGGCATCAACCCTGACGGCAGCAGAAACGTTCGGTTCGTTGGTATGACGAAAGAACTACCCGACCTTGTGACGATATCTTTGGCAGCAGGAGCTGCGTACACGGAGCCGACTTGGAACGACACGGATGGATATAGATCGGTTTTCGTCACGACGGCCGAGAATTCGGGAGCTACGACATCATGGTATGTCGAACATCAATTTTCGGATGTGAACACCGGCAACAAGTTCCACACCGTTGGGATGGCTACGCTCACAAATGCGACGAGTGCTGGCGGATCGATCGAATCAAGGATGCGTTATTACCGGAATTACGTAAAGAACAACGACACCGTTGCTAGAACGTTTGTGCTGAAACGCAGAACATTTATGTAAAGGGGAGGAATAAAAAATGGCAGCATCAGCAACGGAATGGGTAAACGAAAAGCTCGGGTCCAAGATCGTTGACGGTCAAATCATATTGGGAGATTTGGGGGCATCGGTCGACATCGAGACATTCGTCACTTTCTTCGGCGCCTCGATCGAAGACACAGGTAAACCAGACAAATACGTAGCCCTGTTAGGGCCGCAAACGTTCCAATGGAACGGCGAATCCGTGACCCGTACGGGAGAAGAGCTGGGTTACAAGGCATACTTCGACGCCTGGCATGCGGAAGGCCTGATCTAAATTGCCGACGAGGAATAAAAAGCGCTGCAACAAGCCAGGCTGCGCTGTACTTGTTGCAAGCGGCTATTGCCCGGCGCACGAAAAGCAAAGACGCGCCCAGAAAGAGCGGCATCGTGGGACGGCAGCTGAGAGAGGATATGATGCGCGATGGAGAGCATATCGCGCTCTGTTCTTGCAGGAGTACCCGCTATGTAAGCATTGCTTGAAAGACGAAGCATACACGCCGGCTGAGGTGGTCGACCATATCAAACCGCATAAGGGCGACCTGGTCCTGTTTTGGGACCCGAAGAACCATCAGCCGCTTTGTAAGAGGCACCACGATATCAAGACGGCCACTGAGGATGGAGGATTCGGGAATGGGTAGGAAGATACGGCTCGTGTGCTGCAACTGTAACCATGAACAAGTCGAGCGGTCTAACCGTGACGGTGTTTCCTGCGAGAAGTGCGGAGGGCCGACGTTGGCCTCAGGCTGGCTAGATCTGGGGATGGATAGAGCGTGCAAGATTGCGATTAAGCCTCCACCGCCGCAAGGTGCCCCCGAGATGGATATGATCACTCTCAACTCTCTGCGCCTCAACTATCTGGAAGAGCTCCGGCAGATCGGCATGATCAACGCCAGCACGCAGCTCGAGATCAATGCCCGGATCAAAGCGACATGCAATGCGATCGAACGAGGCCTCGGAATCGTAAAGCGCGGCGCAGAGGCTGTTTCGAGTCAGGAAGAAACGAGGTAGGTCGTGAACGGCCGGGCTGAGTCCGGCTTTCCCAAAATGTTGAAAAATGTCGAAAAATGGGGGAGGGGGGCTTTAGTCTGCTAAAGTGTCCATTATAGACCGCGCGTCCAGTTTCGTGTGAATTTTTTTCCTGAAAAAACATTTTGGGTACGAAAGGGGGCCGCTTATGAGCCGACCGAAGAAGCCGGTTGATCAAGTCGAGGGGAATATCACCAAGGAAGAGCGGGAAAAACGGCGCGAGCTGGAGGAGAAAATGAATTCTCGTCTCGGTCGCGATAAGATTCGTCCCCCGACGTGGCTGGATGATGAAGGCAAAAAAATGTTCCGGCATCTGGTCAAGCAGATGGAGAAAACGGAACTGCTCACCAATCTTGACGTGACGGCGCTGGCCACATACTGCGATTTGCATGCCCGCCGGCTTGTGCTTCTGGAGGATGTCCGGCAGAACGGCACCCGGTTCGTCAACTCAAACTCTCGCGGTGGTGTGACGCATGTCGCGAATCCAGCGCTGACGCAGCTGAACACCACCATCAAGCTCCTGAAAGCCTACGAGGCAAGCTTCGGATTTACTGTCTACGACCGGACCCGGATCGCCCTAAAGGACGAGAAGGCGGAGGAAGAAGACGAGTTCGGAGGGGAGTTCGATTGATGTACAACGTACTTGCCCAACTGGACGATGTGACGCAGTACGCAGCCGACGTCCGGGAGGGCAGGATTGTTGCTGGCAAGTATGTACGGCTCGCCTGCGAGCGGCACTTGAAAGACTTGGGCCGCCAGGGAACCGAGGACTTCCCATACACCTTCGAGCCGACACGCGCTGAGCGTGTTTTTTATTTTGCCTCGTTCTGCTGCCACGTCGAGGATGGGTTGACGGTAAAGGCCGGCGACCCTGTTACGCTAGATCCGTTCCTGAAGTTCATCGTCGGCAGCATATTCGGCTGGGTGCATCGTGAAACTGGTTTGCGGCGGTTCCGGAAGGCTTATGAGCAGGTAGCC encodes:
- a CDS encoding phage terminase small subunit P27 family, whose translation is MSRPKKPVDQVEGNITKEEREKRRELEEKMNSRLGRDKIRPPTWLDDEGKKMFRHLVKQMEKTELLTNLDVTALATYCDLHARRLVLLEDVRQNGTRFVNSNSRGGVTHVANPALTQLNTTIKLLKAYEASFGFTVYDRTRIALKDEKAEEEDEFGGEFD